From Methylomonas sp. EFPC3, a single genomic window includes:
- a CDS encoding DUF2256 domain-containing protein codes for MHRKASLPSKVCPVCNRRFAWRKKWAKDWDAVKYCSERCRRQRPAVTAP; via the coding sequence ATGCATCGCAAGGCTTCGCTGCCGTCGAAAGTCTGCCCGGTCTGTAACCGGCGGTTTGCCTGGCGCAAGAAATGGGCAAAAGACTGGGATGCCGTGAAATATTGCTCGGAACGCTGCCGCCGGCAACGGCCTGCGGTAACCGCGCCATGA
- a CDS encoding AAA family ATPase: MTEANEGKIDSLNSEIEQFAESLPYWAKYLSSKLLSGESISYTDIDTAYSYVLEDAGLKPSTEKPAIVISCDNASCDGFKDDLLLTSLQNLKGVNALVENQKIEFCPQVTIVYGVNGSGKTGYTRLLKKAFHSRSTEDILPNIHVASGHSNVSAEISFTSKSKLYALTYPDHKQQNEFRQFSIFDNKCVNVHLTNRNQFEFRPAGLDFFGDLIEAFKKIEEKITADITNKSVTKDYPSLFDGESDIKNVLNTLSAKTQIDDLKKLIPITEEEKKKRSELEEQMAQLQTLKKDKEIADLNDYKELLTTLKISIADNNKFFTAESLSEIKTAISDCLSKDDTAKTEGIESFKTDKIMNVGSKEWKGFITAAQDFAKQQVGDNEKYPKADDYCILCQQPLSIEAQKLIASYWIFIKSQSEQDAKNAQTALNTHNKNYEELNFDLLPENGVLTKWMLEKHKKETLEIKEYLQKQKALSESIISDLTTKTANNRTAIQTDTTHIDRIVQGIEGNITKLQENDPTADIKKLQDSITYLNHKEKLEQHITGIETYVSNLKWAATATKAKGKISKRKITDKEKELSGKYFNEAYVRAFNDECKSLNCEIGINISHTGSAGTSYRQLFLKGKEPSKILSEGEQKIISLADFLAEIKLSEITCGVIFDDPVTSLDDERKGRIAERIAEESTKNQVVVFTHDLVFVSTLISACCEFKVDHVCHWIEKRDDTPGYVFLNNAPSYEKQYRNSVIPRRHYDEANKTDCPPAQREYLVKSAFTELRTCYEVLVINDLFNNVVQRFNERVSVESLKDVCFDEELKTELLDNFGKCCRYMEGHTHSDKYAYQKPTVENLNAEINRYETIRTKIKRSKKRK, encoded by the coding sequence TTGACTGAAGCAAATGAAGGCAAGATTGATAGCTTGAATTCAGAAATTGAACAGTTCGCTGAATCGTTGCCATATTGGGCAAAATATCTGAGTTCAAAACTGCTATCCGGGGAATCAATTTCTTATACCGATATAGACACTGCATACAGCTACGTTCTTGAAGATGCTGGCTTAAAACCATCAACAGAGAAGCCTGCTATTGTAATAAGTTGCGACAACGCATCCTGTGACGGTTTCAAAGATGACCTTCTGCTAACCAGCTTGCAAAACCTCAAAGGCGTAAACGCGCTTGTAGAAAATCAAAAGATTGAGTTTTGCCCTCAGGTAACAATTGTTTACGGCGTAAATGGTTCGGGAAAAACTGGATATACTCGCCTATTGAAGAAGGCTTTTCATAGCCGTTCTACGGAAGATATTCTGCCGAACATTCATGTCGCAAGCGGTCATAGTAATGTATCAGCAGAAATCAGCTTTACTTCCAAATCTAAACTTTATGCCCTTACATACCCAGACCACAAACAACAAAACGAATTCAGACAATTTTCAATATTCGACAACAAATGCGTCAATGTCCATTTAACCAATAGGAATCAATTCGAGTTTAGGCCAGCTGGGCTTGATTTTTTCGGCGATTTAATCGAGGCCTTCAAAAAAATAGAAGAAAAAATAACCGCCGACATTACCAATAAGAGCGTTACAAAGGATTATCCTTCGTTGTTCGATGGTGAGTCAGACATCAAGAATGTACTGAATACCCTTTCCGCAAAAACCCAAATTGATGACCTCAAAAAACTAATCCCGATTACAGAAGAAGAGAAGAAAAAACGAAGTGAACTTGAAGAACAAATGGCGCAACTGCAGACTTTGAAGAAAGATAAAGAGATTGCAGATTTAAATGATTACAAAGAACTCTTAACGACATTAAAAATATCCATTGCCGACAACAACAAATTCTTTACAGCGGAATCACTTTCTGAAATCAAAACAGCAATATCGGACTGTCTGTCAAAAGATGACACCGCTAAAACCGAAGGTATCGAGAGCTTCAAGACCGACAAAATAATGAATGTCGGCAGCAAAGAATGGAAAGGTTTCATAACAGCGGCCCAGGATTTTGCAAAACAACAGGTGGGTGATAACGAGAAGTACCCAAAGGCCGATGACTATTGTATTTTGTGCCAGCAGCCACTTTCTATTGAAGCACAGAAACTAATTGCATCATATTGGATTTTTATTAAGAGTCAGTCAGAGCAGGATGCAAAAAATGCTCAGACAGCATTGAATACACATAACAAGAACTATGAAGAGTTAAATTTCGACCTGCTACCCGAAAACGGTGTATTAACAAAATGGATGCTTGAAAAGCATAAGAAAGAAACACTCGAAATTAAGGAATATTTACAAAAGCAGAAAGCTTTATCTGAAAGCATAATTTCAGACCTAACAACGAAGACAGCAAATAACAGGACAGCAATTCAAACTGATACGACTCACATCGACAGAATCGTTCAGGGCATTGAAGGCAACATAACAAAGCTCCAAGAGAATGACCCCACAGCAGATATCAAGAAACTACAAGATTCAATCACATATCTGAATCACAAAGAAAAACTTGAACAGCATATAACGGGTATTGAAACATATGTTAGTAACCTGAAATGGGCCGCCACAGCGACAAAGGCAAAAGGTAAAATTTCGAAACGTAAAATCACAGACAAGGAAAAAGAGCTTTCTGGAAAATATTTTAACGAAGCATACGTCAGAGCTTTCAATGATGAGTGTAAATCTTTGAATTGCGAAATAGGCATCAATATTTCCCATACTGGCTCGGCTGGCACATCTTATCGACAGTTGTTTTTGAAAGGAAAAGAACCCTCAAAGATTTTAAGTGAAGGGGAGCAGAAAATCATTTCGCTTGCGGATTTTCTCGCAGAAATTAAGCTATCAGAAATCACTTGCGGAGTTATTTTTGATGACCCGGTAACTTCACTTGACGACGAAAGAAAAGGCCGTATTGCAGAACGGATTGCAGAAGAATCTACAAAAAACCAGGTAGTAGTTTTTACCCACGATTTAGTTTTTGTCTCAACATTGATTTCTGCATGCTGTGAATTCAAGGTTGACCATGTATGCCACTGGATTGAAAAAAGAGATGATACGCCTGGATATGTGTTTCTAAACAATGCACCGTCTTATGAAAAGCAATATCGTAACTCTGTAATTCCGAGACGCCATTATGATGAAGCAAATAAAACAGATTGCCCGCCGGCGCAGAGAGAATACCTTGTAAAATCAGCGTTCACCGAACTCCGTACTTGTTATGAGGTTTTGGTTATAAACGACTTGTTCAATAATGTCGTTCAACGCTTCAATGAACGTGTCAGTGTTGAATCACTTAAAGATGTTTGCTTTGACGAAGAGTTAAAAACTGAATTGCTTGATAATTTCGGTAAATGCTGCAGATACATGGAAGGACATACTCATAGCGATAAATATGCGTATCAAAAGCCCACAGTGGAAAATTTAAACGCCGAAATCAATCGCTATGAAACCATCAGAACAAAAATCAAGAGATCGAAAAAAAGAAAGTAA
- a CDS encoding FAD-binding domain-containing protein, with product MSYNLVWFKRDLRLHDHAPLWQACRHGPVQCLYIIEPSLWAAADAASQHYLFLRESLLDLDLALRKRGGGLRVEIGEAVDVLERLWRQAPFAALYSHQETGNWLSFQRDLAVQRWCRTRHLPWHEYPQFGVVRRLQDRDLWQAEWEKLMAANCLEAPTNVQWLQPELPMTLPEPQTLGLTQPDPPQRQPGGRRQGIETLRDFLFERSRGYRGGISSPLSAPSACSRLSPYLAFGCLSLREVVQASRRQIAALPQGDPRRAGLTAFVSRLYWHCHFIQKLESEPELEFRNMHRGYDGLREADWNPYHFQALIDGRTGWPLVDACVAMLKQTGWLNFRMRAMLVSVASYPLWLHWQPVGHWLARQFLDYEPGIHWSQMQMQAGTTGINATRVYNPIKQARDHDPHGHFVRHWLPAMRRVPQAWLLEPWRMPARLQQQCGVKVGVDIAEPPVDLEIATRQAKARLYAVRGKAEVKAAKAAIVAKHGSRQRPAPRRKARAASGWMQTELEF from the coding sequence ATGAGTTACAACCTGGTCTGGTTCAAGCGCGACCTGCGCCTGCACGACCACGCGCCGCTGTGGCAAGCTTGCCGCCATGGCCCGGTGCAGTGCCTGTACATCATCGAGCCCAGCCTGTGGGCCGCGGCCGATGCGGCAAGCCAGCACTACCTTTTTCTGCGGGAAAGTCTGTTAGACCTGGATTTGGCGCTACGCAAACGCGGTGGCGGCTTGCGGGTCGAAATCGGCGAAGCGGTCGATGTGCTGGAACGGCTGTGGCGGCAGGCGCCATTCGCGGCCTTGTACTCGCATCAGGAAACCGGCAACTGGCTCAGCTTTCAGCGCGACTTGGCCGTGCAGCGCTGGTGCCGGACTCGGCATTTGCCCTGGCACGAATATCCCCAATTCGGCGTCGTGCGCCGCCTGCAGGATCGCGATCTGTGGCAGGCCGAGTGGGAAAAACTGATGGCCGCAAACTGTCTTGAGGCACCGACAAACGTCCAATGGCTGCAACCGGAGTTACCAATGACGTTGCCTGAACCGCAGACCTTGGGTCTAACTCAACCTGATCCGCCGCAGCGCCAACCAGGCGGTCGCCGCCAAGGTATCGAAACCTTGCGCGATTTTCTGTTCGAACGCAGCCGCGGATATCGCGGCGGCATCTCCTCGCCATTATCGGCTCCAAGCGCCTGCTCGCGGCTGTCGCCGTATCTGGCCTTCGGTTGTCTGAGCTTGCGGGAAGTAGTGCAAGCCAGCCGCCGCCAGATCGCTGCCTTGCCGCAAGGCGACCCGCGCCGGGCCGGTCTGACGGCTTTCGTCAGCCGTCTTTACTGGCATTGCCATTTCATCCAGAAACTGGAAAGCGAGCCGGAGCTGGAATTCAGAAATATGCATCGCGGCTACGACGGTCTGCGCGAAGCCGATTGGAATCCGTATCATTTTCAAGCCCTGATCGACGGCCGCACCGGCTGGCCGCTGGTCGACGCCTGCGTGGCGATGTTGAAGCAGACCGGCTGGCTGAATTTCCGGATGCGGGCCATGCTGGTTTCGGTGGCCAGCTATCCGCTGTGGCTGCACTGGCAGCCGGTCGGCCATTGGCTGGCCCGGCAGTTTCTGGATTACGAGCCGGGCATTCACTGGAGCCAAATGCAAATGCAGGCGGGCACCACCGGCATCAACGCCACCCGGGTCTATAACCCGATCAAACAAGCTCGCGACCACGACCCGCACGGCCACTTCGTTCGGCATTGGCTGCCGGCCATGCGGCGGGTGCCGCAGGCATGGCTGTTGGAACCGTGGCGGATGCCGGCCAGACTGCAACAGCAATGCGGGGTCAAGGTCGGCGTCGATATTGCCGAACCGCCGGTCGATCTGGAAATCGCCACCCGGCAAGCCAAAGCCAGACTTTATGCCGTGCGTGGCAAGGCCGAAGTCAAAGCCGCCAAGGCCGCCATCGTCGCCAAACACGGTTCGCGCCAGCGGCCGGCGCCGCGTCGAAAAGCTCGAGCCGCCAGCGGCTGGATGCAAACCGAATTGGAATTTTGA
- a CDS encoding TIGR02450 family Trp-rich protein: MTPTKPPKLNPRKLLLSKWTAVAPQNREKHFIVSKVLWPDDPTLPLELIELEAVHSKRIQLLPWRALQDTATWRQGWH; this comes from the coding sequence ATGACCCCAACCAAACCGCCCAAACTCAATCCGCGTAAATTGCTGCTCAGCAAATGGACCGCAGTTGCGCCGCAAAACCGGGAAAAACACTTTATTGTCAGTAAAGTGCTATGGCCCGACGATCCGACGCTACCGCTGGAGTTGATCGAACTGGAAGCGGTGCACAGTAAGCGCATCCAACTGCTGCCGTGGCGGGCCTTGCAGGACACCGCCACCTGGCGTCAGGGCTGGCATTGA
- a CDS encoding pentapeptide repeat-containing protein codes for MSLQAENQNQVPDSSPNYWRWLKTYKAADLETCRTAKAGDDLTRCDFSENTSLKDRNLAGAVLFKARLGGELGRADLSGADLSGAAVIGSLVIGAETRVAGANLSSLQSDGNNPLIAESANLQQTNFSQANLSGAKLAGADMSQAQLAHATMTGAELSGTQLANADMRNSNLSYANLAGAALTDTRLREANLSDANLNDALLADADLQQANLAGAELGGSDLSGADLRGADLSAAKGSERAVIDSRTQFLSAICPDGVTVDGTQVTTCVGHGF; via the coding sequence TTGAGCCTACAAGCCGAGAATCAAAACCAAGTGCCGGACAGCAGCCCTAACTACTGGCGCTGGTTAAAGACCTACAAGGCCGCCGACCTGGAAACTTGCCGAACCGCCAAGGCCGGCGATGATCTGACCCGTTGCGACTTTAGCGAGAACACGAGCCTAAAGGATCGAAATTTAGCCGGCGCCGTGCTGTTCAAAGCCCGTTTGGGCGGCGAATTGGGCCGCGCTGATTTGAGCGGCGCCGATTTATCCGGCGCGGCAGTGATCGGTTCGCTGGTTATCGGCGCCGAAACCCGGGTGGCCGGCGCCAATCTGTCCAGCTTGCAATCCGACGGCAACAACCCGCTGATCGCCGAATCGGCCAATCTGCAACAAACCAACTTCAGCCAAGCCAATTTGTCCGGCGCCAAACTGGCCGGCGCCGACATGTCCCAGGCGCAATTGGCCCACGCCACCATGACCGGCGCGGAACTCAGCGGCACCCAATTGGCGAACGCCGACATGCGTAACAGCAACCTCAGCTACGCCAATTTAGCCGGCGCCGCACTGACCGACACCCGGTTGCGGGAAGCTAATCTGTCCGACGCCAATTTAAACGATGCCTTACTTGCCGATGCCGATCTGCAACAGGCCAACTTAGCGGGGGCGGAGCTTGGCGGCAGCGATCTATCCGGCGCGGATTTGCGCGGCGCCGACCTCTCGGCGGCCAAAGGCAGCGAACGGGCCGTTATCGATAGCCGCACCCAATTTCTGTCCGCCATCTGTCCGGATGGCGTGACGGTCGACGGAACCCAGGTAACCACCTGCGTTGGACACGGCTTCTAG
- a CDS encoding cryptochrome/photolyase family protein, giving the protein MTTLRLILGDQLNPLHSWLVDSDPNVVYTLMEIRQETDYVLHHAQKIIGIFAAMRDFAGQLTARGHRVHYLKIDDADNRQALTANLDCLIERFQAQRFEYQLPDEWRLDRQLREYCQNLAIASRACDSEHFYTERDAAAQCFGEQPHWLLEKFYRRMRVKHGVLLDDRQWPLGGQWNFDHDNRKAWPGVPAVTYDNRPRHDHTTLWQDIVAAGISSFGAADAEDFRWPLNRAEALQQLDAFISDGLAQFGDFQDAMSRRSWRLFHSLLSFALNTKMLSPREVVERAEAAYRQGQAPLAAVEGFIRQIIGWREYVRGVYWAKMPNYAQLNHFGHTRPLPSWFWTGETQMNCLAACIGQSLQYAYAHHIQRLMVIGNFALLAGLAPEAVHRWYLGVYIDAFEWVELPNTLGMSQFADGGLLATKPYVSSAAYIDRMSDYCKGCRYDKKTRSGERACPFNALYWHFFIRHRDQLQRNPRLSMVYRNLDRFAATERDALVCRAQAVLTDLSGL; this is encoded by the coding sequence ATGACTACATTGCGCCTGATCCTGGGCGACCAGCTCAATCCTCTGCATAGCTGGTTGGTCGATAGCGACCCGAACGTGGTCTATACGCTGATGGAAATCCGTCAGGAAACCGATTACGTGCTGCACCATGCCCAAAAAATCATCGGCATTTTTGCGGCGATGCGCGACTTTGCCGGGCAATTGACCGCTCGAGGCCATCGCGTGCACTACCTGAAAATCGACGATGCCGACAACCGGCAAGCGCTGACCGCCAATCTGGATTGCTTGATCGAACGCTTTCAAGCGCAGCGTTTCGAATACCAGTTACCCGACGAATGGCGGCTGGATCGGCAGTTGCGGGAGTACTGCCAAAACTTGGCTATCGCCAGCCGGGCCTGCGACAGTGAACATTTCTACACCGAGCGCGACGCCGCCGCCCAATGCTTCGGCGAACAGCCGCATTGGTTGCTGGAAAAATTCTATCGGCGGATGCGGGTCAAACACGGCGTATTGCTCGACGACAGGCAATGGCCGCTGGGCGGGCAATGGAATTTCGACCATGACAACCGCAAGGCCTGGCCCGGCGTGCCGGCGGTGACTTACGACAACCGGCCGCGGCATGACCATACTACGCTGTGGCAAGACATCGTCGCTGCCGGCATCAGCAGTTTCGGCGCGGCCGACGCCGAAGACTTTCGCTGGCCGCTGAATCGGGCGGAAGCGTTACAGCAGCTCGACGCTTTTATCAGCGACGGCTTGGCCCAGTTCGGCGATTTTCAGGACGCGATGAGCCGGCGCAGCTGGCGGCTGTTTCATTCGCTGCTGTCGTTTGCGTTGAACACTAAAATGCTCAGCCCGCGCGAAGTGGTCGAGCGAGCCGAAGCCGCCTATCGCCAGGGCCAAGCGCCGCTGGCGGCCGTCGAAGGTTTCATCAGGCAAATCATCGGCTGGCGCGAATATGTGCGCGGCGTGTACTGGGCCAAGATGCCGAATTATGCGCAACTCAATCATTTCGGCCACACCCGGCCGCTGCCGTCCTGGTTCTGGACCGGCGAAACCCAGATGAATTGCCTGGCGGCCTGCATCGGTCAGTCGTTGCAATACGCTTATGCCCACCATATCCAGCGGCTGATGGTGATCGGCAATTTCGCGCTGCTGGCCGGCTTGGCGCCCGAGGCCGTGCATCGCTGGTATCTGGGGGTCTATATCGACGCCTTCGAATGGGTGGAACTGCCCAACACGTTGGGCATGAGCCAATTCGCCGACGGCGGCTTGCTAGCCACCAAGCCTTACGTCTCCAGCGCGGCTTACATCGACCGGATGAGCGATTATTGCAAGGGCTGCCGCTACGATAAAAAGACCCGCAGCGGCGAGCGCGCTTGTCCATTCAACGCGCTGTACTGGCATTTTTTCATCCGCCACCGCGACCAGTTACAGCGCAATCCTCGCCTGAGCATGGTCTATCGCAACCTGGACCGTTTTGCCGCAACCGAACGCGATGCGCTGGTTTGCCGGGCGCAGGCAGTGTTGACGGATCTGTCCGGGCTTTGA
- a CDS encoding TonB-dependent receptor yields the protein MFGVRQCPAAEREVEANELDSVIVEGKPTAKISPLEGLQLDKEQIAGNIQSISAKDIKESLATSMGDLMNSHLQSVNVNDYQGNPFQMDISYRGFSASPQLGTPQGLSVFIDGVRVNEPFGDIVNWDLIPMNALSSMDVFPGSNPLFGLNTLGGALSLRTKNGFDDSGVNLRFTGGSWDRKKGELTAGWNNGTVAAFVSFTGFDEEGWRDNSPSQVNQGFARFDVRGENYNLRFSTLVVGNNLLGNGLIPTDLYRQDPASVFTSPDSTQNQLQQYTLGGELFLNDEWSVTGQIYRRDSNRKSVAGDIYEGFSDMSVDGPGKDQVVQANGTLTGEPVCRYQDANHDGIIDYGIFIYDPFTGTSTLDPTSINKKNLTVEESNNLFPLDPLNLSTGCSTVRYERVSGPRNGAAVNNTDPIDPNPIYSPAGYIPGTPIGVLSKTDIGQITDGASLQLNWNNKRHKFMFGGSIDYASTDFDTSQRLGLIDASHRVYLDPANIDPIYTASQQDINNNSFSGVSRTLSGYFSETFSPVDNLHLSVSGRFNRTNVKNRMRARTRAGFESLSDIKDLNQYRPTVILCNGSDLASCGDTPNYNDERWLNDVYNSQNPYYGLGQYSETPTSESFDYTSFNPSAGFSYLPFKNQDVPYKDLNPFFNWSRGTRTPSTVELGCAYDGTMVPQDPGDPNSQSIPKSLATIGGSCTLPTALSGDPFLPQIFASSYEFGVRGKVFGDWNWNAGVYRTDVSNDIYLVGITADRSFFDTIGETRRQGIEFGFSGKAGIVDFSLNYGYTDATFQSHLFMLSPHNSSAAQRDVNADFGQQLYDSTGRPIVALQDMIEVNPGDRMPGVPLHNINASLNFHVTEQWQFGINMVAHTASFVRGNENNDHQQGAYHYYYTTDQLGNSILVRGRQYKDAGSVSGFAIFNLKTQYQVSKTVKVFGMINNLFDRQYATAGRLGTNPFSPSERGAIGPSGWNYNSRDWLSSTFIGPGAPRAYWVGIEMSF from the coding sequence ATGTTTGGTGTCCGCCAATGTCCGGCGGCAGAGCGCGAAGTCGAAGCCAATGAATTGGATAGTGTCATCGTCGAAGGCAAACCCACCGCTAAGATCAGCCCGCTCGAAGGTTTGCAACTGGACAAAGAGCAAATCGCCGGCAACATTCAGTCGATCTCCGCCAAAGACATCAAGGAATCCCTGGCCACCAGCATGGGCGACTTGATGAACAGCCATTTGCAATCGGTTAACGTCAACGATTACCAGGGCAACCCGTTCCAGATGGATATCAGCTACCGCGGTTTTTCGGCGTCGCCGCAATTGGGTACGCCGCAAGGCCTGTCGGTATTTATTGACGGTGTCAGGGTGAACGAACCCTTCGGCGATATCGTCAATTGGGATTTGATCCCGATGAACGCCTTGTCCAGCATGGACGTATTTCCGGGTTCCAATCCGTTGTTCGGATTGAATACGCTGGGCGGCGCCTTGTCGCTACGCACCAAAAACGGTTTTGACGATAGCGGTGTCAACTTGCGGTTTACCGGCGGATCGTGGGATCGGAAGAAAGGCGAGCTGACCGCCGGCTGGAACAACGGTACCGTCGCCGCTTTCGTGTCCTTTACCGGATTCGACGAAGAAGGCTGGCGGGACAATTCGCCGTCCCAGGTCAACCAGGGTTTCGCTCGTTTCGATGTGCGCGGCGAAAATTACAATCTGCGTTTCAGCACCTTGGTGGTGGGCAACAACCTGTTGGGAAACGGCTTGATTCCGACCGATTTGTACCGGCAGGATCCGGCCTCGGTGTTTACTTCGCCGGACAGCACCCAAAATCAGCTCCAGCAATACACCTTGGGCGGCGAACTGTTTTTGAACGACGAGTGGAGTGTCACCGGGCAAATTTACCGCCGCGACAGCAACCGTAAATCGGTTGCCGGCGATATTTACGAAGGATTTTCCGACATGAGCGTCGACGGACCGGGAAAGGATCAAGTGGTGCAAGCGAACGGCACTTTGACCGGAGAGCCGGTGTGCCGCTACCAGGATGCCAATCACGACGGCATTATCGATTACGGCATTTTTATCTACGATCCGTTTACCGGCACCAGTACCCTGGATCCGACGAGCATAAACAAAAAGAACTTGACGGTGGAGGAAAGCAATAATCTGTTTCCGTTGGATCCTTTGAATTTAAGTACCGGCTGCAGCACCGTGCGTTACGAGAGGGTGTCCGGCCCGCGCAACGGTGCGGCGGTTAACAACACCGATCCGATCGATCCCAATCCGATTTATTCGCCCGCCGGCTACATTCCTGGAACTCCGATCGGGGTATTGAGCAAAACCGACATCGGCCAGATCACCGACGGCGCCTCGCTGCAATTGAACTGGAACAACAAGCGGCATAAATTCATGTTCGGCGGCTCCATCGATTATGCCTCGACCGATTTCGACACCAGCCAGCGCCTTGGTTTGATCGACGCCAGTCACCGGGTGTATCTGGACCCGGCCAACATCGATCCGATATACACCGCCAGCCAGCAGGACATCAACAACAACTCCTTCAGCGGCGTTTCCCGCACCCTCAGCGGCTATTTCAGCGAGACGTTTTCGCCGGTGGATAATCTACACCTGAGCGTTTCCGGTCGCTTCAATCGCACCAACGTCAAAAACCGGATGCGGGCCCGTACCCGTGCCGGTTTCGAAAGTTTGAGCGATATCAAAGACCTCAATCAATACCGGCCGACGGTCATTTTGTGCAACGGCAGCGATCTGGCCTCGTGTGGGGATACGCCCAACTACAACGACGAGCGCTGGTTAAATGACGTTTATAACTCGCAAAACCCTTACTACGGCCTGGGCCAATATAGCGAAACCCCAACTTCGGAAAGCTTCGACTACACCTCGTTCAACCCGTCGGCCGGCTTTAGTTATCTGCCGTTCAAAAACCAGGACGTACCATACAAGGACTTGAATCCGTTCTTTAACTGGAGCCGGGGCACGCGGACCCCGTCCACTGTGGAACTGGGCTGTGCCTACGACGGCACCATGGTGCCGCAAGATCCGGGCGACCCCAACTCGCAATCAATACCGAAAAGTTTGGCGACAATCGGCGGCTCCTGCACCTTGCCGACCGCCTTGTCCGGCGATCCGTTTCTGCCGCAGATTTTCGCGAGTTCTTACGAATTTGGGGTGCGTGGCAAAGTCTTCGGCGATTGGAATTGGAATGCCGGCGTCTACCGCACCGACGTCAGCAACGACATTTATCTGGTCGGCATTACCGCCGATCGCAGCTTTTTCGACACCATCGGCGAGACCCGGCGGCAGGGGATCGAGTTCGGTTTTTCCGGCAAGGCCGGCATCGTCGATTTCTCGCTGAACTACGGCTATACCGACGCTACCTTCCAATCGCATCTGTTCATGCTGAGTCCGCACAACAGCAGCGCCGCTCAGCGCGACGTCAATGCCGACTTCGGGCAGCAATTGTACGATTCGACCGGGAGGCCGATTGTGGCCTTGCAGGACATGATCGAAGTAAATCCCGGCGACCGTATGCCCGGCGTACCGTTGCACAACATCAACGCTTCGCTGAATTTTCATGTAACCGAGCAATGGCAGTTCGGCATCAACATGGTGGCGCACACCGCCTCCTTCGTGCGCGGTAATGAAAACAACGACCATCAGCAGGGCGCCTACCACTATTACTACACCACCGACCAACTGGGTAATTCGATTCTGGTCAGAGGCCGCCAATACAAAGATGCCGGCAGCGTCTCCGGCTTTGCCATCTTTAATTTGAAAACCCAATACCAAGTCAGTAAGACGGTCAAAGTGTTCGGCATGATCAATAATTTGTTCGATCGGCAATATGCGACGGCCGGGCGGCTGGGTACCAATCCGTTTTCGCCGTCGGAGCGCGGTGCCATCGGTCCGAGTGGCTGGAATTACAACTCCAGGGATTGGCTGAGCAGTACCTTCATCGGGCCCGGTGCGCCCAGAGCGTATTGGGTCGGAATCGAGATGTCGTTCTAA
- a CDS encoding DUF2452 domain-containing protein — protein MTSSINKSANPQGKGLVALLDSLQQAKQQLVVPAKNLQQISSDLFTSLFVLNSRIRFKPTAGQTYWLYFKDNQYRLSLIAPEQWPPAQSGRFIGACELQADLSWTLELSDACANDNAFLQEIADRRRQLEQQLQQAETIDAALPVYLETLPYYSRVLASALAYSLKQSMQKSGISGLSYRQAERLLAGPAE, from the coding sequence ATGACGAGTTCAATCAACAAATCGGCAAATCCCCAGGGCAAGGGCTTGGTCGCGCTATTGGACAGCTTGCAACAAGCCAAGCAGCAACTGGTCGTACCCGCCAAGAACCTTCAACAAATCAGCAGCGACTTGTTCACCTCGCTGTTCGTGTTAAACAGCCGGATTCGCTTCAAACCGACCGCCGGGCAAACCTATTGGCTGTACTTCAAAGATAACCAGTACCGGCTGTCGTTGATCGCGCCGGAACAATGGCCGCCGGCCCAATCCGGCCGCTTCATCGGCGCATGCGAACTGCAAGCCGATTTGAGCTGGACGCTGGAGCTATCCGACGCCTGCGCCAATGACAACGCCTTCCTCCAGGAAATCGCCGACCGCCGCCGCCAACTCGAACAACAACTGCAACAAGCCGAAACCATCGACGCCGCCTTGCCGGTATATCTGGAAACCCTGCCGTACTACTCCCGCGTCCTCGCCTCGGCACTGGCCTATTCGCTGAAACAATCGATGCAAAAATCCGGAATTTCCGGCTTGAGTTATCGGCAGGCGGAAAGGTTGTTAGCTGGGCCGGCGGAATAA